Proteins encoded in a region of the Candidatus Cloacimonadota bacterium genome:
- a CDS encoding M28 family metallopeptidase, translating into MMQSYNTLKELDFERLAGSAGEMRAIEVISGYLAALNLHPNVEEFALKSFDAGRAEIVTGNKRWDAIPFGLCSDVVLKSALVYLENLDILPHSLGAYEGKIVMYYHNSKLISELLEGSGVKALIGISAPHKSASVRAHRQNATDNVPHVMISYSQAEELKAYDGQEIEFRINQNQEERSAHNIVLDIPGSGQDQNLTLLVGHYDSVARSHGSCDNAAGSVCLLQAAEYFSVHKPKRDLRIIWFSGEEMGLLGSTAYMEAHKDELQKRLRLVINIDLAGDPIGRNVLMVLGTKEIMGYASGTLREEGIYFQEILNIYSSDCMPFAVYEIPSINIARLGGKALFYIHSEDDQAKHCTQEGIDVVANAGITLLSRILNAKIYPVNKEIDDSLRDKIEKYMYNSRLQKPELHWRESYRK; encoded by the coding sequence ATGATGCAATCTTACAACACACTCAAAGAGTTGGATTTTGAGCGACTAGCAGGCAGTGCAGGAGAAATGAGGGCTATTGAAGTAATATCTGGTTACTTGGCAGCCCTGAATCTTCACCCGAACGTAGAAGAATTTGCTTTAAAGAGCTTTGATGCAGGCAGGGCTGAGATCGTAACCGGAAACAAGCGATGGGATGCTATCCCCTTTGGGCTATGTAGTGATGTAGTGCTCAAGAGTGCATTGGTATACTTGGAGAACTTGGATATCCTGCCACACAGTCTTGGGGCTTATGAGGGCAAGATTGTAATGTACTATCACAATAGCAAATTGATCTCTGAACTATTGGAAGGCTCCGGAGTGAAGGCACTTATCGGCATATCTGCTCCTCACAAGAGTGCTTCCGTGCGTGCTCATCGGCAAAATGCCACGGATAATGTGCCGCATGTTATGATAAGCTATTCTCAAGCTGAAGAACTGAAGGCTTATGATGGCCAGGAAATTGAGTTTCGTATCAACCAGAATCAAGAAGAACGCAGTGCCCACAATATTGTGCTGGATATTCCGGGAAGCGGACAAGATCAGAATCTTACGCTTTTGGTGGGGCACTACGACAGCGTAGCCAGAAGTCATGGATCGTGTGATAACGCAGCGGGTTCTGTCTGTCTGCTGCAGGCTGCGGAGTACTTTTCCGTACATAAACCGAAACGCGATCTACGCATCATTTGGTTCTCCGGAGAGGAGATGGGGCTCTTGGGCAGCACAGCATATATGGAAGCGCATAAGGATGAACTGCAGAAGCGCTTGCGGTTGGTTATCAATATCGATCTGGCTGGAGATCCTATCGGTAGAAATGTGCTGATGGTATTGGGCACAAAAGAGATAATGGGTTATGCGAGTGGTACTCTCAGGGAAGAGGGCATCTATTTTCAGGAAATACTGAATATTTACAGTAGCGATTGCATGCCCTTTGCCGTGTATGAGATACCCTCGATCAACATTGCCAGATTGGGCGGGAAGGCACTATTCTACATCCATAGCGAAGACGACCAGGCAAAACACTGCACTCAGGAAGGTATAGATGTGGTGGCGAATGCGGGGATTACTCTGCTCTCCCGCATATTGAACGCAAAGATCTATCCTGTGAACAAGGAGATTGACGATAGCTTGCGGGATAAGATTGAAAAGTATATGTACAACAGCAGATTGCAAAAACCGGAATTGCATTGGCGAGAGTCGTACCGGAAATAA
- the secF gene encoding protein translocase subunit SecF: MRFLTKTNIPFIRMRKIAYTISIIVILASLIGLFVRGLNWSIEFSSGVAAKVNLKAASASVEPVQIDDLRNVLKINGYPEAEIQHVGSVEDATFMIKIKSRQSEDGAATDTKTEIIDLINENFPEHVVGRDLNRDVIAEIYEVGPKVGGELRTNALMAIGISLIFMIIFIWFRFELIFGIMAIVALAHDVLIVIGVFALTGKEISVQIIAALLTIVGYSINDTIVIFDRVREDLKIRRKDPLEVIINDAINETLSRTIITALTTFIATLSLYLFGGQVLHDFALAMCIGVVVGTYSTIFVASSLIVDFTKLAHKEKKAAQKLSKRK, from the coding sequence ATGAGATTTCTTACAAAAACCAACATCCCCTTCATCAGAATGAGGAAGATCGCTTATACGATTTCCATCATTGTCATCCTTGCTTCGCTCATTGGTTTATTTGTGCGTGGCTTGAATTGGAGCATCGAATTTTCCAGCGGTGTGGCAGCAAAAGTAAATCTGAAGGCTGCCAGCGCTTCTGTGGAACCCGTACAAATCGACGATTTACGTAATGTTTTGAAAATCAATGGATATCCCGAAGCTGAGATTCAGCATGTTGGCTCAGTGGAAGATGCCACATTCATGATCAAGATCAAGAGTCGCCAAAGCGAGGATGGTGCAGCTACAGATACCAAGACCGAGATTATCGATCTGATCAACGAAAATTTCCCTGAACATGTGGTAGGCAGAGATCTCAATCGTGACGTTATCGCTGAGATCTACGAAGTGGGCCCCAAGGTTGGCGGTGAATTACGTACCAATGCTTTGATGGCGATCGGAATATCATTGATTTTTATGATCATCTTCATTTGGTTCCGTTTTGAACTGATCTTTGGAATAATGGCGATCGTTGCCTTGGCGCATGATGTGTTGATCGTAATCGGTGTGTTTGCCCTCACTGGCAAAGAGATATCTGTCCAGATCATAGCCGCACTGCTTACTATCGTGGGTTATAGCATCAACGATACAATCGTGATCTTTGACCGAGTCCGGGAGGATCTCAAGATACGTCGCAAAGATCCCTTGGAAGTCATTATCAACGATGCTATTAATGAGACTTTATCCCGTACCATCATCACCGCATTAACGACCTTCATTGCTACCTTGTCGCTGTACCTCTTTGGTGGACAGGTCTTGCATGATTTCGCTCTTGCGATGTGCATTGGCGTGGTAGTCGGTACTTATTCCACAATCTTTGTTGCAAGCAGTTTGATCGTGGATTTCACAAAACTAGCTCACAAAGAAAAGAAAGCTGCTCAGAAGCTAAGCAAAAGAAAATAA